The genomic DNA TCATTAGCAATATTGACTCTATTGCTGAAGTTATTCGTTTTATAAGAACATTAGTAGTTTATATGGAACAATTTAGTTATGAGGAAATGACTTCTTCAGTATTAACTTTAGAAAAGATTGAAGAAAAAAGAAATCAGATTTTTAATTCTAATTCAATTGATATTAAACAATTATTTAAAAAGATAAATTACATGGTAAATGATGATCTATCAGGAGTTGTATTTAAGAATTATATTGGAATTTTATTTGCAACAAATTCTAAAAACTTTTCAATTGGTAAACAATTTACAGAAAATGTAAATGATGGATTAATGGGTTTACTTTCAAAAATTGGAGTTAAAGCTATGAAAGAAGAATCTATTAATATAATCATTTCAAAAGTATATGTAAATTCAATGATAAGGTCTATTATAAATGGTGGTTTAAATTCAAGTTATGGAGGAAGTTTATTTTCTACTGTAATTGGAGCTCTTGTAACAATGCCAGGTATTCTTCCTAGTCCTGTTAAAGAATTAATGCAAAAAATTACTAGTGTTTCAGGAGAAGGGAAAAAGTTTAAATCAGATTGAATGGGTTATTTATGAAATAACACTAATGAAAATTTTAATTTCTCTATCAGAGATTTAATGTCAAAACCTATGAATGAAATTAGTTTATCAGGATTATTAGGCGAAGAAAAAACTTCACAACCAGAAGATGAACAAAATCCAATTGAACCGGCAAAAAGATTTAATGAAGCTAAAGAAAGTTCAATGAATTTTTTAACAAATAAATCTATTAAAGAACTTGTGAATGAATTCAATATAGAATTTAGTTCAACTACAAAATCAACAATTAACTTTTCTGATTTTGGTGAATTAATGGCTCGTTTTGCAAAAGATTCAACACTTGAAAAAGCTTTAAATGACATTGATAATATGTTTGAAATATTAGGTTATAATAGTGATGGATCACTTAAGGAAGGCTCAGTTTTTGAGCAATTATTTAAAATTCTAAATGATGAAGATGAATTGATTGCTAAAATGAGTAATATTCTATCAAAATGAATAAAAGAAAGTAATCAAGAAGTAACTGATTTAAAAAATCAAGCCGAAGAATTATTTAAAAAATTAACAGTTAAAACTGAAATTAAATCTGTAAATAATTTTAGATATACTGTAAATGACGGAACAAATGAATTAGTATTTGATATTGCCATGAAATATAAAAATAAAAAATTAGTAGTTTCAGAAATTAAATTAATGGCATAATAAAAAAGTAGTAAAACAATTATGAATATTTATTTATAATTGTTTTTTTTATTTTTTATTAATTATAAAAGTTATTTTTCTATTAAAATATAACTATAAACAATATAAAAAAATGGAGAGTTTTGTATGCGTAACTATAAAAAAAATAATGTCAAAAAATTATACATGCTATTGGTTTTAACACATCTGATTATTATTTTTTTTCAGCTTTTTTTAAAAATTCAAAAAATGGTTTTTTATATAGCTATTCAATTTACATTAATAATAAATACAATAATAATTACATCAGTATGCTTTTGAATTGTAATTGAATCAATAGTTATTTTTAATAAAATTAAAAAAAATTTTATTAATTTTAGAACCTTTAACTATATTAAAAGATTTAATTATTTAAATGATTTTTTTAAATTAATATTAATTACTGTTCCTATTTTTATTTCTAGTGAATACAAAGCAATAGAATACTTTTTAAACTCAAATCAAATTGTAAAAAGTTGAGAATTTTTCTTAATAATTGGTTTTTCAATAATAATTTCTGCTACTTGTTTATTTGTTTCTTATTTTTTCATATTTGAAAAAATAAGAAAAAAAATAAAATTTGAAATAACTGAAAAATTATTTTTTGTGATCTCAAAAATAATGCAACCAAACTTAGTGTCTTTAGAATATATTAATTTTACAAAGGAATTACTGCGAAAATTTGAACTATACTTTATAACTTTTTTAGAAAAAAATAATTTTGTAGAGCAGATTATTAATTGGAAAAAAAGTTTTCATCTTAAAATATTTAAAAAAGGAGTAACTCCTCCATCACTTATTTTTTAATGTACATATAAAGGTTATTAAAAAATAGGAGGAAACTAAATATGAAAGGAATTAGGCTTTTACTAAAGAATTCTTTTAAGTCCGCTAAAAAAAATAAGTCACAAATTATTGGTTTATCACTTTTAGTTATGCTAGTATCTTTAGTTATATCTGTATTAGGAGCAACTTCAACAAGAGTTTCAGGAGCTTATAATCAGTTAAGGTCACAATCAAATTTAAGAGATTATATTGTAGATATCAATATAAACGATAAAATATTAAACCCAGATGAAAATGCTAAAGATATTAAACAATGGCAAACTCATGAGCAACTTGTTAAAGATGATATACTTTATCAACAATATATTATGAATCAAATAGCACTTAAATATAATTTAGATGTATCATTTACTGAATCTAGGTTAATATCGGGTTTATATGGCAAAAAGGGTGATATTAGAGTTAAAGTTATCTCAAAAATAAATTCTGATATAAATAATGGTGTTGATAAACTTGTAGTTTCTAAGGGTCGAAAATTCAATGAAGGTAAAAAAGAAGTTGTTATTGGTGAATCTTATGCTAAGAAAAATGGAATTAAAGTTGGCGATATTATTAGAATAAATCCAGATAAATATGGAATGGATTTATTAATTAAAAATACTACGGGTAATTCATTAGAGATAAAACAACTTAATAAAGATTTAGAAAATATGACGGATGCTCAAACATTTTTAAATAGTAATAATTATCAAAATCAATTATGATTTGAAGTTGTTGGTATTGGAACTTCAGTAGATTTTACAACGCCAATTATGGATCAAACAACAATAATTCCAAATATGAATAACGAAGTTTTAATATATATGGATCCATCATGAATGGGATATAAAAGTTATTCATACACTTTTACAGAAATTGATTATAGTCAGTTAATGCAAAAAAATCAGGTACAAAAAAATATGGCACCATATATTGCTTCAAATGCAAAAGTAGTTGTAACTTCTGAAAATGATAGAGAGGCATATATTTCTATTAAATCATCAATTCAAAGAGATAATGATTTTTTAAATATTTTAGAAGAAGAATATAAAACTTGAACCAATATAAAAATAAAGGATAAATATATATATGATTCCAATGATTCCCTATATAAATTTTCTTCAAGAATCACAACTTTTAATTCTATTATGGCTGGATATAATGGAATAGCAACTGCTTTAATAATAATTATTGTCACTATTGCTGGATTTACAACAATTTTAACTACTAAAAAGCAAGTTGAATTACAAAGTAGACAAATTGGTTGTTTAAAATCATTAGGTTATAAAAAACGTCAAATTGTTAATAATTTTATTGCAATTCCATTAATTGTTTCAATTCTTGGTGCTTTAATGGGTTATATTATTTCTATTTTTATTGAAAGTTTAATAATAAATATTTTTTCAAACTACTTTAATATAGCATTTTTAAAATTTCAATTTAATATATTTTCTTTTGCAACTAGTATTATAGCTTTATGAATTGGACTTACATTATTGTCATTTATAATTGGTTATTGAACTATTAGATTACCTGCATTAATTCTTTTAAATGGGGGAAATGATAAAATAATTAATAAATTTTCAATGAGTATGAAATCACTATTTTCAAAAAGAAAGTTTAATCCAAGATTAAGAGCGGCTTTACTTACAACTTCTTTAGGAAAATTAATAGGAGTTAGTGCTACAATGCTTTTATCAGCAACTTTGCTTACAACAACTATTGTGGCACCAAAAGTTATGAGAGATAATATGACAGCTACTTTTAATGGAATGAATTATGAAAATATGGTTGAATATAGTCAACCCATTGCAAATAACCCCTGATCTTTTCAAAGGACATATAATCCAAATTGAGATAGTGAAAAAGAGGGTTGAGGTCAATATAAAGATGAATTATTAATAAGAAATGGTGGAGTTGGAAGTGGAGTTGGAGGATTTAATAAACCTAAAGGATTTACAAAAGGTTGAACAGCATATCCAACTGTGGATGGTTATGACCCTATTGCAAATAAAAATACCAAAATAATAAATTGACAAAAAGTTTATTCAGATCTTCTAGAAGGTAAAATAAGTCCTTATTACTATACATATGATATAGCTAAGGATAATAAATTCTTTTGAACTGAGTTATCATATTCAAATTGAAAAAATATGTCAACAAAATTACTTCAAAACTTAGATAAAGCAAATGTATCCGGTCCACTTGGAGATCTTGCTCTATCACAATTGCATGCTCAATGACCAGACTATACAAAGTTAATTGGTGATATAAAAAATTTAAGTGAGCCATCATCAGCAGAAGATTTGCAAAATTATTCAATATTAATGCTACAAATTTATAGTAAGTATATTAATGGATTAAAACTTACTTATAATGAAGGAATGATTGATAGAAATCAACCTAATGAATTCTTTATAAATTCAACAAAAGCAGAAAAAAAATTAAATTTTGCTTTTAAAAGTAAGAAAATAAAAAAATATTGAAACTCAAATAAAGAGATAAAAAATATTATGAAAATTGATGAACAGTATACTGCTGACTTTACAATTAATTGAAATGATAAGTTTATAACTCCATTAGAAATTAATGAGAATGAGATTCGTTCAACAACAGATGAAGAACAACTAAAAGAATTAAATAAGGCCTTGACGCTATGATTTGGTTCTAGTATGGATGGAAGAATGGGATTAGCTATTTTACAAACTGGTTATACAAGGTCACCATATTTTGTTCAAGAATATATTAAAACAGCAATTGAAAGTAATCAAAATTATAATATTACTTTTAATTTAGTTCCTTATGATAATAACAAAGATGAAATTGGAACTATGCTTAATACAAATTTTTTATCTAAGAATGGTAAGTTAGAAAAAGCAAAAATTTTTGGTATTGAATCGGATACAAATCTCGTTTCATTAAAAAATAAGAGAGGTAAAGATTTAACTAATACATTATTTAATAATGATAATAATTTAGTTCCTTTAAGTATTAATGAAAGCTTTTATAAGAAAACAAATAAAAAAATAGGAGATACTATCTCCTTAGAAGTATTGAAAGATTTACTTTCATTAGAGGGCAATGATAAAGAATTAACTTTAAAGAATGATATAAATTATGGACATAATTTATTAGAAAATAATAAATTGGACTTTTCTAAGGAATTTAGAACACAATCAACGTATGGTTATTATACCAATGGAGGTATATATGCAAATAATTTATCAAATTTAGCTAGTGATGGTGGGGTTAATTCATCA from Spiroplasma endosymbiont of Cantharis nigra includes the following:
- a CDS encoding MOLPALP family lipoprotein, which encodes MKKLLSLIGAMTLMASPIGAVVACGNKNAKEEEKPDKVEDNFETAERQDTISKLMSQYAKSLYLNQNELSDGETHFSSKYMMENNVKNEYLKTLNLTDFNESEGVEGNGKFYKVADKYFNTNDLLASDLKISDNVYQDYVLDPSAPDEGIVDIVKNTLPTILSLLSDPTTLQQLLGVVASNPSMIGSIISPDLLKTLGKVLNQDNLKLLENAFSNKIYANMSYQTALDSSMIGLSNAVNKLLNGSETKLSYETQADVEQNIDSATTNLADNISNLMSGTAELKIDFISNIDSIAEVIRFIRTLVVYMEQFSYEEMTSSVLTLEKIEEKRNQIFNSNSIDIKQLFKKINYMVNDDLSGVVFKNYIGILFATNSKNFSIGKQFTENVNDGLMGLLSKIGVKAMKEESINIIISKVYVNSMIRSIINGGLNSSYGGSLFSTVIGALVTMPGILPSPVKELMQKITSVSGEGKKFKSDWMGYLWNNTNENFNFSIRDLMSKPMNEISLSGLLGEEKTSQPEDEQNPIEPAKRFNEAKESSMNFLTNKSIKELVNEFNIEFSSTTKSTINFSDFGELMARFAKDSTLEKALNDIDNMFEILGYNSDGSLKEGSVFEQLFKILNDEDELIAKMSNILSKWIKESNQEVTDLKNQAEELFKKLTVKTEIKSVNNFRYTVNDGTNELVFDIAMKYKNKKLVVSEIKLMA
- a CDS encoding ABC transporter permease encodes the protein MKGIRLLLKNSFKSAKKNKSQIIGLSLLVMLVSLVISVLGATSTRVSGAYNQLRSQSNLRDYIVDININDKILNPDENAKDIKQWQTHEQLVKDDILYQQYIMNQIALKYNLDVSFTESRLISGLYGKKGDIRVKVISKINSDINNGVDKLVVSKGRKFNEGKKEVVIGESYAKKNGIKVGDIIRINPDKYGMDLLIKNTTGNSLEIKQLNKDLENMTDAQTFLNSNNYQNQLWFEVVGIGTSVDFTTPIMDQTTIIPNMNNEVLIYMDPSWMGYKSYSYTFTEIDYSQLMQKNQVQKNMAPYIASNAKVVVTSENDREAYISIKSSIQRDNDFLNILEEEYKTWTNIKIKDKYIYDSNDSLYKFSSRITTFNSIMAGYNGIATALIIIIVTIAGFTTILTTKKQVELQSRQIGCLKSLGYKKRQIVNNFIAIPLIVSILGALMGYIISIFIESLIINIFSNYFNIAFLKFQFNIFSFATSIIALWIGLTLLSFIIGYWTIRLPALILLNGGNDKIINKFSMSMKSLFSKRKFNPRLRAALLTTSLGKLIGVSATMLLSATLLTTTIVAPKVMRDNMTATFNGMNYENMVEYSQPIANNPWSFQRTYNPNWDSEKEGWGQYKDELLIRNGGVGSGVGGFNKPKGFTKGWTAYPTVDGYDPIANKNTKIINWQKVYSDLLEGKISPYYYTYDIAKDNKFFWTELSYSNWKNMSTKLLQNLDKANVSGPLGDLALSQLHAQWPDYTKLIGDIKNLSEPSSAEDLQNYSILMLQIYSKYINGLKLTYNEGMIDRNQPNEFFINSTKAEKKLNFAFKSKKIKKYWNSNKEIKNIMKIDEQYTADFTINWNDKFITPLEINENEIRSTTDEEQLKELNKALTLWFGSSMDGRMGLAILQTGYTRSPYFVQEYIKTAIESNQNYNITFNLVPYDNNKDEIGTMLNTNFLSKNGKLEKAKIFGIESDTNLVSLKNKRGKDLTNTLFNNDNNLVPLSINESFYKKTNKKIGDTISLEVLKDLLSLEGNDKELTLKNDINYGHNLLENNKLDFSKEFRTQSTYGYYTNGGIYANNLSNLASDGGVNSSTIGDIKIAAPYADKATNPIEVYEKYKDGTLKINSKYYDTQFIITGVQNGYGQPQGWISNENANKIMQYDQVKKYNFENWFAREYPKGNPLYQLEEFSKKNEKNIDGAILEEFIQEVYQHNKTYEDFINNVQSSEIGSSWRNMNQLYENLYPIFNYKYSYDNNIVDLTQGFSVSSKIGDFSSVGLSGSFETINVPCLGEDLPFNYQNECTIVNPEKFNQGYGIGTLSTMLPKEQTRQILSQVTDLINLVMIFFIIIAIIVSTTIILLTTSLIIFENKQFIATMKTLGYSNSYVVRQILGMYIAPILIMYVIGFITGWYIFVIISDFLALNTAWVLPVNFSLWLPFSVFAVIATIYIVTFAIGWINIQKINPLEALKDKN